The genomic segment ACCGCAAGCTGCCGCTCGACAAGCTGGCGATGGCGGCGGCGGCATCGTAAAGCGATTGGACACTTGCGTCGCTCTTCACTCTGAAGGTTTGCGAGCGGATGATGTCCTTTCCGTCGCTGTCCTTTCCGGCGTAGAAGTCCAAAACAAGAGTGCGGCCCGACACCATTTCGGAAGCGGCCATTTTCCTACCTCCTTTCGATTTGCCAACATCATATCAACCGAGAACACCCATAGACAAAGACGATTTCAAAGCGAAAAAAGAAAAAAGCGGCCTCCAATGCCGCCGATCCTTCCGGGTTATTGCGATAAATCATTCATTTCACTACATAACCACCGTTTCACAAACTGCGCTGCCGTTTATCCATTGCCTGCGATGCGGTTCATGAATCTCCCCGTAGCACATCTCAATCCATTTTGCATTTTTGAGTTGGTCGATGCAGAACTTGCGGGAATGAAACACAGGAATCTGATGTCCGGAAAGAAGATGGATCGTGGTGCACTGGGGAGATCTTTGCCGGAACTGCTCAATCTCTCTTGACACAAACCACCCTACACGGCTTTGTCGGCCGACCGGCTCGCGAACGTTAAACGGAATGATGGTAAAGCCATACGACAATACGATGGGAACGAGCTGCTTTTTCCCCACCAACTCCCCATACCGATGGCGGTTGATCGAAATGCTTGTGCCAAAGAAGGTCAGAAGCCGCTTCAAAAACAGACTCGATTGCACGTCAAGCAGCTTAGTTTCCCCGCTCCTGAGAAAAAGTTTGACCGAATCCCCTCTGTTTTCCACGTTGACAGGGATAAACGCCTGGCCGGCATAGGCGAACCGC from the Geobacillus genomosp. 3 genome contains:
- a CDS encoding DUF1659 domain-containing protein — its product is MAASEMVSGRTLVLDFYAGKDSDGKDIIRSQTFRVKSDASVQSLYDAAAAIASLSSGSLRYVRTTLTSHIINA
- a CDS encoding competence protein ComK gives rise to the protein MDWKEVKRFAYAGQAFIPVNVENRGDSVKLFLRSGETKLLDVQSSLFLKRLLTFFGTSISINRHRYGELVGKKQLVPIVLSYGFTIIPFNVREPVGRQSRVGWFVSREIEQFRQRSPQCTTIHLLSGHQIPVFHSRKFCIDQLKNAKWIEMCYGEIHEPHRRQWINGSAVCETVVM